One genomic window of Paenibacillus xylanilyticus includes the following:
- a CDS encoding alpha/beta fold hydrolase produces MQESTFALVGNEGTRIHVYRWLPDPECDIRGVVQIAHGMAETAARYVEFAKCLTSHGYAVYANDHRGHGKSVENPKLLGNAGADAFRWMASDMINLGEVASKEHPGVPLFLMGHSMGSFLVQHLMYAGHERYHAFILSGTNGKRGLLRFGEKLALMQCSIQGAAHPSMLLNAIVFGGFNRSFRPANTPFDWLSRDADEVKRFIDDPLCGAICTAGFFRDFFKLLLEIHTPENMKRIPKDKAVYLFSGELDPVGLNGKGVYNLVSQYRQLQIQDVEYRLYPEGRHEMLHETNREEVCLHVVNWLERHTPGSKQDRTNEIRDTLADTV; encoded by the coding sequence ATGCAGGAATCTACGTTTGCCCTTGTGGGTAATGAAGGTACCCGCATTCATGTCTACCGCTGGCTTCCCGATCCGGAATGCGATATCAGAGGCGTTGTACAGATTGCGCACGGCATGGCCGAGACCGCAGCACGATACGTTGAATTCGCCAAGTGTCTTACCAGTCACGGGTATGCTGTCTACGCCAATGACCACCGAGGACATGGGAAATCTGTCGAGAATCCGAAACTGCTTGGCAATGCCGGAGCAGACGCTTTTCGCTGGATGGCAAGTGATATGATCAATCTCGGTGAGGTTGCATCCAAGGAACATCCGGGGGTCCCTTTGTTTCTGATGGGACATAGTATGGGGTCGTTCCTGGTACAGCATCTGATGTATGCTGGACATGAACGTTACCATGCATTTATTTTGTCCGGAACCAATGGGAAGCGTGGTCTTCTCCGATTTGGCGAAAAACTCGCACTCATGCAATGTAGTATCCAGGGTGCGGCACATCCGAGCATGCTGCTTAACGCCATTGTGTTTGGCGGCTTTAACCGTTCCTTCCGTCCGGCAAACACACCATTTGATTGGCTATCGCGTGATGCGGACGAAGTTAAACGATTTATCGACGATCCATTGTGCGGGGCTATCTGTACCGCCGGATTCTTTCGTGATTTTTTCAAACTGTTGTTGGAAATCCATACGCCTGAAAACATGAAGCGGATTCCAAAGGATAAAGCAGTGTATCTGTTCTCCGGAGAACTGGACCCTGTGGGACTGAATGGTAAAGGTGTGTATAACCTGGTCTCCCAGTACAGACAGCTACAGATTCAGGATGTAGAATATCGCCTGTACCCCGAAGGACGGCACGAGATGCTGCACGAGACCAATCGTGAGGAAGTATGCTTGCATGTGGTCAACTGGCTAGAGCGTCACACGCCGGGCTCCAAGCAAGACCGCACGAATGAGATTCGTGATACACTCGCTGATACGGTCTGA
- the trmB gene encoding tRNA (guanosine(46)-N7)-methyltransferase TrmB, with translation MRLRGRKGIRENLEEQVDLVVLEPKQYKGKWSELFGNDHPIFVEFGMGKGQFISQMSYKYPQYNFIGIDMYDELVRRASEKARNAWSECDVETPPNVKLVLANIEQIEEVFEVAELERIYLNFSDPWPKAKHARRRLTHPRFLKKYTELLNAKGQIHFKTDSETLFEFSLNAIADYGLQMTNLSLNLHRDGLNEEHVMTEYEQKFMGKGMNIHRVEVIVGEEALREYQQMRLDKYKVREASDDSGEDQE, from the coding sequence ATGCGTTTACGTGGCAGAAAAGGGATTCGGGAAAATCTGGAGGAGCAAGTGGATCTTGTTGTTCTGGAACCCAAACAGTACAAGGGGAAATGGTCTGAACTGTTTGGCAATGACCATCCGATCTTTGTTGAATTTGGTATGGGTAAAGGTCAATTTATCAGCCAAATGAGTTATAAATATCCGCAATACAATTTTATCGGTATCGATATGTATGATGAATTGGTGCGCCGGGCTAGTGAGAAGGCCCGTAATGCGTGGAGTGAGTGTGATGTAGAAACTCCGCCCAATGTGAAGCTTGTGCTGGCGAACATTGAACAGATCGAGGAAGTGTTCGAAGTGGCTGAACTGGAACGAATCTATCTGAACTTCAGTGACCCATGGCCAAAAGCCAAGCATGCACGCCGCCGTTTGACTCATCCGCGGTTTTTGAAGAAATACACGGAGCTGCTTAACGCCAAGGGCCAAATTCATTTCAAAACCGATTCGGAGACCTTGTTCGAGTTCTCGCTTAACGCGATTGCCGACTACGGTCTGCAGATGACTAATCTGTCCCTGAACCTTCACCGTGATGGATTGAATGAAGAGCATGTCATGACAGAATACGAGCAGAAATTCATGGGTAAAGGCATGAACATTCACCGTGTGGAAGTAATTGTGGGTGAAGAAGCGCTGCGTGAGTATCAGCAGATGCGTCTGGACAAGTACAAAGTACGTGAAGCTTCGGATGATTCCGGAGAAGACCAAGAGTAA
- a CDS encoding class I SAM-dependent methyltransferase, with product MGFLSVLSCAHQWVSSRLQPGDFAIDATVGTGADTLFLAQQVGKRGQVIGFDIQNEALTLAQARIRKQEDGSKLGSISLMELSHDRMAEAVPEQWQGQVGAVMFNLGYLPAEGADASVITQTDSTIGALEAALGLLRPRGIITAVLYPGHEGGAQEADAVLAWCSALPVDQAQVVMYRQLQRAASPFLIGIEKK from the coding sequence ATGGGCTTTCTCTCGGTTCTTAGCTGCGCCCATCAATGGGTATCCTCCCGTTTGCAGCCCGGGGATTTTGCGATTGATGCTACAGTAGGCACTGGTGCGGATACCCTGTTTCTCGCACAGCAGGTTGGGAAACGCGGCCAAGTCATCGGTTTCGATATCCAAAATGAAGCGCTGACTCTTGCACAAGCCCGAATTCGTAAACAGGAAGACGGCTCAAAGCTCGGTTCCATCTCCCTGATGGAGTTAAGTCATGATCGCATGGCTGAAGCTGTTCCCGAGCAATGGCAGGGCCAAGTTGGCGCAGTCATGTTTAACCTGGGATACCTGCCGGCCGAAGGTGCGGATGCTTCTGTTATTACTCAAACGGACAGCACGATTGGGGCATTGGAAGCAGCACTAGGCCTATTGCGACCACGCGGTATAATTACAGCTGTATTGTATCCGGGCCATGAGGGTGGTGCACAGGAGGCAGATGCCGTACTGGCCTGGTGTTCGGCGTTGCCTGTAGACCAGGCACAAGTTGTGATGTACCGCCAGCTGCAGCGTGCAGCCTCTCCATTTCTGATTGGCATTGAGAAAAAGTAA
- the odhB gene encoding 2-oxoglutarate dehydrogenase complex dihydrolipoyllysine-residue succinyltransferase → MSEIKVPAMGESITEGTVSRWLVKEGETVNQGDVLLELETDKVNIEISAEESGVLEKIIRQEGETVEIGETIGTLGAGTGGGSGAPASQPAAEQQQAAAPAPEAVAVAVATPPAAAAPESSENGTKTASPAARKLARERGIELDQVQSKDPIGRVYQEDVKSHNTQAPASTPAPASKAPAAPASAPAAGGSTYAKPVERQRMSRRRATIAKRLVEAQQTAAMLTTFNEVDMTAIMDVRKRRKDKFKEKHDIGLGFMSFFTKAVVGALKKFPTINAEIDGEDVVLKKYYDIGIAVSAKEGLVVPVVRDADRLGFAEIEKSIADLASKARSNSLALSDLQGGTFTITNGGTFGSLLSTPILNTPQVGILGMHKIQLRPVAIDAERMENRPMMYIALSYDHRIIDGSEAVRFLVTVKELLEDPESLLIEG, encoded by the coding sequence GTGAGTGAAATTAAAGTACCTGCAATGGGTGAATCAATTACTGAAGGAACGGTTTCCAGATGGCTTGTCAAAGAAGGCGAAACCGTAAATCAGGGTGACGTTCTTCTGGAGCTGGAAACAGATAAAGTGAATATCGAAATCAGTGCCGAAGAGAGCGGAGTACTCGAGAAAATTATTCGTCAGGAAGGCGAGACCGTTGAAATCGGAGAAACGATTGGTACACTGGGAGCAGGAACAGGAGGAGGAAGCGGAGCACCCGCTTCCCAGCCGGCTGCAGAACAGCAACAGGCTGCGGCCCCAGCTCCAGAAGCAGTGGCAGTAGCAGTAGCGACTCCACCTGCAGCTGCAGCTCCGGAATCTTCCGAGAATGGAACCAAAACGGCTTCACCAGCGGCACGCAAGCTTGCTCGCGAGCGCGGCATTGAGCTGGACCAGGTGCAAAGCAAAGATCCAATCGGACGTGTGTATCAGGAAGACGTAAAAAGTCATAACACGCAGGCACCGGCTTCAACGCCAGCTCCTGCAAGCAAAGCTCCAGCAGCACCAGCGAGTGCTCCGGCAGCTGGAGGTTCTACTTATGCTAAGCCGGTTGAACGCCAACGCATGTCCCGTCGCCGGGCTACCATTGCGAAGCGTCTGGTAGAAGCACAGCAAACGGCTGCAATGCTGACAACCTTTAACGAAGTAGACATGACTGCAATCATGGATGTTCGTAAACGTCGTAAGGACAAGTTCAAAGAGAAGCACGATATCGGCCTGGGATTCATGTCTTTCTTTACTAAAGCCGTGGTTGGCGCACTGAAAAAATTCCCAACCATCAATGCTGAGATTGATGGAGAAGATGTTGTACTCAAAAAATATTACGACATCGGAATCGCAGTGTCTGCCAAGGAAGGTCTTGTTGTTCCGGTTGTTCGCGATGCAGATCGACTGGGCTTCGCTGAGATTGAGAAGAGTATTGCGGACCTCGCTTCCAAAGCTCGCTCCAACTCTCTTGCGCTCTCCGACCTGCAAGGCGGTACGTTTACGATTACCAATGGCGGAACATTTGGTTCCCTGTTGTCTACACCGATCCTGAATACACCTCAAGTGGGTATTCTCGGTATGCATAAGATTCAGCTTCGTCCGGTGGCGATCGATGCAGAACGTATGGAAAATCGTCCAATGATGTATATCGCATTGTCTTACGATCACCGTATTATCGATGGTAGCGAGGCAGTACGCTTCCTCGTTACGGTGAAGGAACTGCTGGAAGATCCAGAATCCTTGCTGATCGAAGGGTAA
- a CDS encoding AraC family transcriptional regulator, whose protein sequence is MRKRSEDSQNVFSRILIGIIVSTVATLLVASAILYVNYNRIALRQVYRTDMNSLTQTSREVSKMTETAKSLSYQIYQDYSISALLLYSKPSIYEVTPAMEQLDNYRMSLPFIESIYVYNSKSNEFFISSETRNGQQTLAELDDQGIKDILQRFHEYKPFVPIPRTYQVGSTEEVEVNSYTYLCYDTINDNAELNYAVVVNIKDDWLSPNINAVDQPGKTFIINENGQLLSDFGDRTLMQDLSKEAFMRPILQNTEQSAYFTADVDGEKSLITYTAPDNLGWRYVRITPDHLITADIRSMRTHTVLFCLGLLIAGLLLSYLVSRKLYHPIDKVIVRMRVMEAERRGSLHILRQDYLRGALQGRETVSGGILEERMKFYGSSVQVYRPSRLVLLRIDRFSDFCETYRDDIKLVKYAMMNICMESAEFRYHTETVDMGGDMISLLFNHKNPDQQNVQDEEEDMEELLRMLQDAVMLHLKCSVSFTVGPEENSFEDAIAGYPHSAEASLHRLFSGPGCLLYTTDIMAYQAKEYAFPASKERQLIDCLMTGKTCEAKQIYTDIVDETAAYPFTVFQLALSHLTMTLNHVRNTLKKNNQLTLNTISDAAMLPLHEAEELREVHAHFYRLFDELGLKVEEKRTLRHEELLRRINSIIERDYADTNLCLTSIAEELTMSPIYISRLYKQLTLKGLTDVINETRIIKAQHLLIETENSVADIAEKTGFTNSSYFYRMFKKFNGVTPNDYRRKELRSEQM, encoded by the coding sequence ATGCGCAAACGTTCGGAGGACAGTCAAAACGTATTTTCTCGGATACTGATTGGCATCATTGTCAGTACCGTTGCTACCCTGCTCGTCGCTTCTGCCATTCTCTACGTCAACTACAATCGCATCGCTCTCCGCCAGGTCTATCGCACTGATATGAACAGTCTCACACAGACCAGCCGCGAAGTATCCAAAATGACCGAAACGGCCAAATCGTTGTCTTATCAGATTTATCAGGACTACAGCATCTCTGCACTTCTCCTGTACTCTAAACCAAGCATTTATGAAGTCACTCCAGCCATGGAGCAGCTCGATAACTACCGCATGTCCCTTCCCTTTATCGAATCCATCTATGTATACAACTCCAAAAGCAACGAATTCTTTATCAGTTCAGAAACACGTAATGGTCAGCAGACCCTAGCCGAATTAGACGACCAGGGGATTAAGGATATCCTCCAGCGATTTCATGAATACAAACCCTTTGTTCCGATCCCGCGTACTTACCAGGTTGGTTCTACAGAAGAAGTTGAAGTGAATAGCTACACCTATCTCTGCTATGACACGATCAATGATAATGCCGAATTAAACTACGCCGTCGTAGTCAATATCAAGGACGATTGGTTAAGTCCCAACATCAATGCAGTGGATCAGCCGGGCAAAACATTTATTATTAACGAAAACGGACAGCTGCTGTCTGATTTTGGAGATCGGACCTTAATGCAGGATCTCTCCAAGGAAGCTTTCATGCGCCCCATTCTGCAAAATACGGAGCAATCTGCCTACTTTACCGCTGACGTTGACGGGGAAAAATCACTTATCACCTATACTGCACCTGATAATTTGGGATGGCGTTATGTACGAATTACACCTGATCATCTGATCACTGCTGATATTCGCAGCATGCGCACACACACCGTTCTGTTTTGTCTGGGCTTGCTGATTGCTGGATTGCTGCTCTCTTACCTAGTTTCTCGGAAGTTATATCACCCCATCGATAAAGTCATTGTTCGCATGCGAGTTATGGAAGCCGAGCGTCGTGGCAGTCTGCACATCTTGCGTCAGGATTATTTGCGCGGTGCTCTACAGGGGCGAGAGACAGTCTCCGGGGGGATTTTGGAAGAGCGCATGAAGTTTTATGGTTCGTCTGTCCAGGTTTATCGTCCGTCCAGACTGGTATTGTTGCGTATTGATCGTTTTTCTGATTTTTGCGAAACCTACCGGGACGATATCAAGCTGGTAAAATATGCGATGATGAACATTTGCATGGAATCGGCGGAATTTCGCTACCACACGGAAACCGTCGATATGGGCGGGGACATGATTAGCCTTCTTTTCAATCACAAAAATCCTGATCAGCAAAACGTACAGGATGAAGAGGAAGATATGGAGGAACTACTGCGTATGCTGCAGGATGCGGTAATGCTGCATCTGAAATGCTCCGTTTCGTTCACTGTCGGGCCCGAGGAAAACTCTTTCGAGGATGCGATCGCCGGCTACCCCCACTCAGCGGAGGCTTCCCTGCACCGATTATTCAGCGGTCCGGGCTGCCTGCTGTACACAACTGACATCATGGCGTATCAGGCCAAGGAATATGCATTTCCGGCAAGTAAAGAGCGGCAGCTCATTGATTGCCTCATGACAGGAAAAACATGCGAAGCCAAACAAATTTATACGGATATTGTGGATGAAACGGCAGCATACCCTTTTACCGTATTCCAGTTGGCTCTATCCCATCTGACGATGACACTGAACCACGTACGCAATACGCTTAAGAAAAATAACCAGCTTACACTGAACACGATCTCGGACGCTGCAATGCTACCTCTCCATGAAGCGGAGGAGCTCCGTGAAGTCCATGCCCATTTCTATCGTCTATTCGATGAGTTGGGATTAAAAGTGGAAGAGAAGCGAACGCTGAGGCATGAAGAGCTCCTACGCCGAATTAACAGCATTATTGAACGGGACTATGCCGACACCAATCTCTGCCTCACCTCCATTGCTGAGGAACTCACCATGTCGCCCATCTATATCAGCAGGCTGTATAAACAACTCACGTTAAAAGGACTAACGGATGTGATTAACGAGACACGAATCATCAAAGCCCAGCATCTGCTGATTGAGACCGAGAATTCCGTTGCAGATATTGCAGAGAAAACGGGATTCACGAACAGCTCCTACTTTTATCGCATGTTCAAAAAGTTTAATGGAGTGACCCCCAATGATTATCGTCGCAAGGAACTGCGCTCCGAGCAAATGTAA
- a CDS encoding 2-oxoglutarate dehydrogenase E1 component, with translation MTIEEGNKKPWESYYGPNLGYVQEQYELFSQDPESVTPAYRELFEQWGAPPMPGRDAHTATYSGNAQTASGSVDIQLLQKAVTAGKLVWNIRTYGHLAADIDPLGISEDSDTSLLEPKHFELNEEDLKALPASLIWEGADGQTTNGWDAIQRLRQIYTGPIAYEFSHVHEVHEREWLNRRAESRTSPAPLNQDERKALLERLVEVEQFEDFLHKTFVGQKRFSIEGNDVLVPMLDEAVRIMAHSGSSHILMGMAHRGRLNVLAHVLGKPYSKIFSEFHHSPNKDLVPSEGSTGINYGWTGDVKYHLGANRFVKDGEAVQARLTLANNPSHLEYVNPVVQGFARAAQDDRRDPGYPKQDVTKAATILMHGDAAFPGEGIVAETLNFKALPGYQNGGTIHIIVNNRLGFTTDSSDSRSTYYASDLAKGYEIPIVHVNADNPEACIAAIRMAAEYRNKFKKDFLIDLIGYRRYGHNETDDPETTQPKVYEKVKSHPTVSHLYQDQLKQEAVVDDASIGSIRDAVTNRLKEAYEQMKKNEVHEQSQLKATQPEAVSLIPTAVPLENLRSINADLLKWPENFNVYPKLQRILQRRSTSLNEGEKVDWSLAETLAFATILADGKPIRISGQDAERATFAHRNLVLHDSENGTTFCPLHHLPQARAAFAIYNSPLSEESVLGFEYGYNVYSPDTLVIWEAQFGDFANCAQVIFDQFVSAGRAKWSQKSSLVMLLPHANEGQGPEHTSARLERFLQLCAEDNMTVANLTSASQYFHLLRRQASLTETEDARPLVLMSPKSLIRNPRVASPAAAFSEGKFEPVLEQAGLGTKPDRVERIILCSGKIAIDLEDAFEKDKADWSWLHIIRVEQLYPFPAEEISRVLARFSKLKELVWVQEENKNMGAWTYMEPRLRAIAPEGTTVRYEGRPEHASPSSGYQSVHSMEQQQIITSALKQTTKNNIPLGR, from the coding sequence ATGACGATCGAGGAAGGCAACAAGAAGCCCTGGGAAAGTTACTATGGACCCAATTTGGGATACGTACAAGAACAATATGAATTATTCTCTCAAGACCCTGAATCGGTTACACCCGCATATCGGGAATTGTTTGAACAATGGGGTGCTCCGCCGATGCCCGGCAGAGATGCACATACAGCCACTTATTCCGGCAACGCCCAAACAGCTTCCGGGAGCGTGGATATTCAATTATTACAGAAAGCGGTTACAGCCGGGAAACTGGTTTGGAATATTCGAACTTATGGTCACCTTGCCGCGGATATTGATCCGCTTGGCATAAGTGAGGATTCAGATACATCTTTATTGGAACCGAAGCATTTTGAATTGAATGAAGAAGATTTGAAAGCACTGCCCGCATCCCTGATCTGGGAAGGTGCAGATGGACAGACAACCAACGGCTGGGATGCCATTCAGCGTCTGCGCCAGATCTATACAGGTCCGATCGCTTATGAATTCAGCCATGTTCATGAAGTTCATGAACGCGAGTGGCTTAACCGCCGTGCTGAATCCCGGACTTCCCCGGCACCACTGAATCAGGATGAACGGAAGGCACTGCTTGAACGTCTGGTTGAGGTGGAGCAGTTCGAGGATTTCCTTCACAAAACGTTTGTGGGACAAAAACGCTTTTCGATTGAAGGAAACGACGTGCTCGTACCGATGCTGGATGAAGCAGTACGCATTATGGCACACTCGGGCTCAAGCCACATTTTGATGGGGATGGCTCACCGGGGTCGCCTGAACGTGCTCGCTCATGTCCTGGGTAAACCATACAGCAAAATTTTCTCTGAATTCCATCATTCCCCGAACAAGGATCTGGTTCCGTCTGAAGGATCGACAGGAATCAATTACGGCTGGACAGGGGATGTCAAATACCACCTTGGTGCGAACCGCTTTGTAAAAGATGGTGAAGCAGTACAGGCTCGTCTGACACTGGCTAACAATCCGAGTCATCTGGAGTACGTTAACCCTGTCGTTCAAGGCTTTGCACGTGCGGCGCAGGATGATCGGCGTGATCCGGGATATCCGAAACAGGACGTTACAAAAGCAGCGACAATTCTGATGCATGGCGATGCAGCCTTCCCTGGTGAAGGCATTGTGGCCGAAACGCTCAATTTCAAAGCACTCCCTGGCTATCAGAACGGCGGAACGATTCATATTATTGTGAACAACCGTCTCGGGTTTACAACCGATAGCAGCGATTCCCGTTCTACTTATTACGCGAGTGACCTTGCCAAAGGTTACGAGATTCCGATTGTGCATGTGAATGCAGACAATCCGGAAGCTTGTATCGCGGCGATTCGCATGGCAGCAGAGTACCGCAACAAGTTCAAGAAGGATTTCCTGATTGATCTGATCGGTTACCGCCGCTATGGTCACAATGAAACGGACGATCCAGAGACAACTCAACCGAAGGTCTATGAAAAAGTGAAGAGTCACCCTACAGTGAGTCATCTGTATCAGGACCAGCTCAAGCAGGAAGCGGTTGTTGATGATGCATCTATTGGCAGCATTCGCGATGCCGTAACGAATCGCCTGAAAGAAGCTTATGAACAAATGAAGAAAAACGAAGTTCATGAGCAGTCACAACTGAAAGCCACTCAACCTGAGGCGGTGTCGCTTATTCCAACAGCAGTACCGCTGGAAAATCTGCGCAGCATTAATGCCGATCTGTTGAAATGGCCAGAGAACTTCAATGTATATCCGAAGTTGCAGCGTATTCTGCAGCGTCGCAGTACTTCCCTGAACGAGGGCGAAAAAGTGGACTGGAGTCTTGCCGAGACATTGGCATTTGCCACAATTTTGGCTGACGGCAAGCCAATTCGGATCAGCGGACAGGACGCAGAACGTGCAACCTTCGCTCACCGGAATCTGGTATTGCATGATTCGGAGAACGGGACAACATTTTGCCCGCTGCATCATCTGCCACAAGCTCGTGCGGCGTTTGCCATTTACAACAGCCCGCTGTCGGAAGAGTCGGTACTTGGATTTGAGTATGGATATAACGTGTACTCTCCGGATACGCTTGTCATCTGGGAAGCTCAATTTGGTGACTTCGCCAACTGTGCACAGGTTATTTTTGACCAATTCGTATCCGCTGGCCGTGCCAAATGGTCTCAGAAGTCGAGTCTGGTCATGCTGCTTCCTCATGCCAATGAAGGGCAGGGACCTGAGCATACAAGTGCCCGTCTTGAACGTTTCCTGCAGCTCTGTGCAGAAGATAATATGACGGTTGCGAACTTGACGAGTGCATCCCAGTATTTCCATCTGCTGCGCCGTCAGGCTTCGTTGACTGAAACAGAAGATGCACGTCCTCTGGTCTTGATGTCGCCGAAGAGTCTTATTCGTAATCCGCGTGTTGCATCACCCGCTGCAGCGTTCAGTGAAGGCAAGTTTGAGCCTGTACTTGAACAAGCAGGGCTTGGAACCAAACCGGATCGCGTAGAACGCATCATTCTGTGCAGTGGGAAGATCGCCATCGATCTCGAGGATGCTTTTGAGAAAGACAAAGCCGACTGGTCCTGGCTTCACATCATTCGTGTTGAACAGCTGTATCCGTTCCCGGCGGAAGAAATCTCGCGCGTACTTGCACGTTTCAGCAAGCTGAAAGAATTGGTTTGGGTTCAGGAAGAGAACAAAAACATGGGAGCCTGGACATACATGGAACCTCGCTTGCGCGCTATTGCACCGGAAGGCACAACCGTGAGATACGAAGGCCGTCCGGAACACGCGAGTCCTTCCAGCGGTTATCAAAGTGTGCATAGCATGGAGCAGCAACAGATTATTACATCCGCGTTGAAGCAAACGACGAAGAATAATATTCCACTGGGGAGGTAA
- a CDS encoding TIGR01212 family radical SAM protein (This family includes YhcC from E. coli K-12, an uncharacterized radical SAM protein.), translating into MNAPAIQPPLSWGDKRFHTWNYEMRNEFNNKVFKVMLDAGFTCPNRDGSIAKGGCTFCSARGSGDFAGSRRDDLVTQFNTIRDKQHLKWPTAQYIGYFQAYTNTYAPVEQLREYFEVILQQPGVVGLSIATRPDCLPDDVVDYLAELNERTYLWVEMGLQTIHESTSTLINRAHDTKCYEEAVEKLRKRNIRVCTHIIYGLPQETHEMMLDTGRAVANMDVQGIKIHLLHLMRKTPMVKQYEAGLLRFLEQDEYIKLIVDTLEMLPPEMIVHRLTGDAPRDLLIGPMWSMKKWEVLNSIDRELRLRDSWQGKYWRGA; encoded by the coding sequence ATGAATGCACCTGCAATACAACCTCCTCTTTCCTGGGGAGATAAACGATTCCACACCTGGAATTATGAAATGCGAAACGAGTTCAACAATAAAGTGTTCAAAGTTATGCTTGATGCAGGATTCACCTGCCCAAACCGTGACGGTTCAATTGCCAAAGGCGGATGTACCTTCTGCAGTGCACGGGGATCAGGAGATTTTGCCGGCAGCCGGCGGGATGATCTGGTTACCCAATTTAATACGATTCGGGACAAACAGCACCTCAAATGGCCTACGGCCCAGTACATTGGCTATTTCCAGGCATATACGAACACGTATGCTCCTGTGGAGCAGCTCCGTGAGTATTTTGAAGTGATTTTACAACAGCCCGGTGTCGTTGGTCTGTCCATCGCCACTCGCCCCGATTGTCTGCCTGACGATGTTGTGGATTACCTGGCCGAACTGAATGAACGTACCTACCTGTGGGTTGAAATGGGACTCCAAACCATCCACGAGTCGACCTCAACGCTCATCAACCGCGCGCATGATACGAAATGTTATGAAGAGGCCGTAGAGAAACTGCGGAAACGGAATATACGTGTGTGTACACATATCATCTATGGCTTGCCTCAGGAAACGCATGAAATGATGCTGGATACCGGACGCGCAGTAGCCAATATGGATGTGCAAGGCATTAAGATCCATCTGCTGCACCTCATGCGCAAGACGCCAATGGTCAAACAGTATGAAGCCGGGCTTCTTCGATTCCTGGAACAAGACGAGTACATCAAACTGATTGTCGATACACTCGAGATGCTTCCGCCGGAAATGATTGTGCATCGCCTCACCGGTGATGCTCCGCGTGATCTGTTGATTGGGCCGATGTGGTCCATGAAAAAGTGGGAAGTGCTGAATTCCATTGACCGCGAATTACGTTTACGTGATTCATGGCAGGGTAAATATTGGAGGGGAGCATAA
- a CDS encoding type I phosphomannose isomerase catalytic subunit translates to MSKPYPLQFQPEFKERVWGGRALEQFGLTPPEGHIGEGWMIADHPNGTTKVINGELAGKGLDEVREQLGTSWLGTKGVSEKGGRFPLLIKLLDCNDDLSVQVHPTDDYEALPPGELGKTEMWYVLDAKPGAHIIYGLNEGVDRAVLKEALENGTVMDTLRQVPVEAGDTFFIPAGTVHALCAGVVVAEIQQNSDTTYRIYDYNRPGLDGKPRELHVEDSLNVTAYEGAGATTMKTNNATPGEWLKLAECPYFVVEKGIVTDRWELSTHADSFTILVVCEGNGTLEWDNDTQEKIELSAGQCYLLPANLGAYTLDGNTTVLRSYLP, encoded by the coding sequence ATGTCTAAGCCATACCCACTACAATTTCAACCCGAGTTTAAAGAACGTGTATGGGGAGGTCGGGCGCTGGAGCAATTCGGTCTGACACCACCCGAAGGACATATTGGAGAAGGATGGATGATTGCAGATCATCCTAACGGTACAACCAAAGTCATTAATGGCGAACTTGCAGGTAAAGGTCTGGATGAAGTGCGGGAACAGCTGGGCACTTCGTGGCTCGGAACAAAAGGTGTATCCGAAAAAGGCGGACGCTTCCCCCTCCTGATCAAACTGCTGGACTGCAATGATGATCTATCCGTACAGGTTCATCCGACAGATGATTATGAAGCCCTTCCTCCAGGTGAACTTGGCAAAACAGAAATGTGGTATGTGCTGGATGCGAAACCGGGAGCGCACATCATCTATGGTCTAAACGAAGGAGTCGATCGTGCGGTACTGAAGGAAGCATTGGAGAATGGCACGGTAATGGATACGCTCCGTCAAGTACCGGTTGAAGCGGGAGATACGTTCTTCATCCCTGCCGGAACGGTACATGCTCTGTGCGCAGGAGTAGTCGTTGCCGAGATCCAGCAAAATTCGGATACCACTTATCGGATCTACGATTATAATCGTCCAGGACTGGATGGAAAACCACGCGAGCTGCATGTTGAGGATTCCTTGAATGTGACTGCCTATGAGGGCGCTGGTGCTACCACAATGAAAACGAATAACGCGACACCAGGCGAATGGCTGAAGCTTGCGGAATGCCCTTATTTTGTTGTAGAAAAAGGAATTGTTACGGATCGGTGGGAACTCTCTACTCATGCTGACAGCTTCACCATTCTCGTCGTTTGTGAAGGGAACGGAACCTTGGAATGGGACAATGATACCCAAGAAAAAATTGAATTGAGCGCTGGACAATGCTACCTGCTGCCTGCCAATCTTGGAGCTTATACGCTGGATGGCAATACGACAGTTCTTCGTTCTTATTTACCTTAA